One window of Parambassis ranga chromosome 3, fParRan2.1, whole genome shotgun sequence genomic DNA carries:
- the LOC114433014 gene encoding paired amphipathic helix protein Sin3a-like isoform X1 produces MKRRAEDQEPIFAPQQQKQSRRPAVQGITETLQHRALAPAPTVIEAPADNMQPSSGIQYSLPQGYQVATMPQSTSGHAHTAAQHVAPHAHSLALQSQGPTVVQGHVHPPAHVTQGQQQFQRLKVEDALSYLDQVKLQFGNQPQVYNDFLDIMKEFKSQSIDTPGVINRVSQLFKGHPDLIMGFNTFLPPGYKIEVQTNDLVNVTTPGQIHYITPHGVSVQTIPVSGASSQPASHPQQHQSLPQAGSHTTTTTTTTTTRPMPSQPAPNKTTKPVQSPAHTPTSQPNPSIPSYASPRSPSVQSHTPVSSTPSSGPPLQNNQPVEFNHAINYVNKIKSRFQGQPDIYKAFLEILHTYQKEQRNAKEAGGNYIPALTEQEVYTQVARLFKNQEDLLSEFGQFLPDANSSVLLGKTTPDRADSVRNDHGGTVKRPLLNNKQRLSQNGLPLKRPAGVGATPLVKKKPKIMGKEHGTAEASKHSTSTETMFFEKVRKALRSSEAYDSFLRCLHIFNQEVISRTELVKLVIPFLGKFPELFTWFKNFLGYRESSHGESSHAESLPKERATEGIAMEIDYSSCKRLGASYRALPKSYQQPKCSGRTALCREVLNDTWVSFPSWSEDSTFVSSKKTQYEEHIYRVEDERFEMDVVLETNLSTIRVLESVQRRLSRMSAEEQLRFKLDNTLGGTSEVIHRKAIQRIYGDKAHDIVDGLKRNPAVCVPVVLKRLKMKDEEWRDAQREFNKIWDEQNEKYYLKSLDVQGINFKQNDTKALRSKTLLNEIEILYDDQQERASEDTAAPPPSGPHMTLAYEDSQILEDAAALIIHHVKRQVGIQKEDKCKIKQIIHHFIPDLLFARRGELSDVEEEEEEEEEEEEDVELDQDGPKKHNGLPGRSPSKSKLLFSNTAAQKLRGTDDAYNMFFVNNYWYVFLRLHHFLCSRLLQIYKQAEKQIDEDAREQEWEKEVLGVRKEKSENPAIQLKMKEPMDVDVEDYYSVFLEMVRNLLDGNMESAQYEDSLREMFTIHAYVAFTMDKLIQSIVRQLQHLVTDDVCVRVTDMYLSESANKATGGTLSTQSSRAPAEGVYQRKAEQLMSDDNCFKLMFAKNRGSVSLAVELLDNTEEENSDEPADAEMWSDYVDRYLNSDSTSPELREHLAQKPVFLPRNLRRIRKCQRGWEQLQQDRMTKGSSDKSQDGSSELKMECMFKLNSYKMVYVCKSEDYMYRHTALTRAHQSHQRVNTRLHRRFHSWLDTWAKEHVTSDMAADSRKWLMGDGLEGLVPCTTTCNPEVLHYLTVNKYRVKYKTL; encoded by the exons ATGAAGAGGCGTGCCGAGGACCAGGAACCAATATTTGCGCCCCAGCAGCAAAAGCAGTCACGTCGTCCAGCAGTTCAAGGTATTACAGAGACCTTGCAGCACCGGGCCCTTGCCCCGGCCCCTACTGTAATAGAGGCACCCGCAGACAACATGCAGCCATCAAGTGGCATACAGTATTCCCTCCCTCAAGGCTACCAG GTGGCCACAATGCCTCAGAGCACAAGTGGACATGCACACACCGCTGCTCAGCATGTTGCCCCCCATGCTCACAGTTTAGCCCTTCAGTCACAGGGCCCTACGGTGGTCCAGGGTCACGTGCATCCACCCGCACATGTGACCCAAGGGCAGCAGCAGTTTCAGCGACTGAAG gttGAAGATGCTTTGTCTTATCTAGATCAAGTCAAGCTGCAGTTTGGGAATCAGCCACAAGTTTATAACGATTTCCTTGATATAATGAAAGAGTTCAAGTCACAGAG CATTGACACTCCAGGTGTCATCAACCGCGTGTCCCAGCTTTTCAAGGGCCACCCAGACCTCATTATGGGTTTTAACACTTTCCTGCCACCCGGATATAAGATTGAAGTTCAAACCAATGATCTAGTCAATGTGACCACGCCAGGTCAGATCCATTACATCACCCCGCATGGTGTTTCTGTTCAGACCATCCCTGTTAGTGGAGCCTCCAGCCAGCCTGCGAGCCACCCCCAGCAGCATCAGAGCCTGCCGCAGGCTGGCTCacatactactactactactactactactaccacCCGACCCATGCCTAGCCAGCCTGCTCCAAACAAAACCaccaag CCCGTTCAGTCTCCGGCCCATACACCCACCAGCCAGCCAAATCCATCCATCCCATCTTATGCCTCACCTCGCTCGCCTTCAGTCCAGTCCCACACTCCTGTCAGCAGCACGCCATCCAGTGGACCCCCTCTCCAGAACAACCAGCCTGTGGAGTTCAACCATGCTATAAATTACGTCAACAAGATCAAGAGCCGTTTCCAAGGTCAGCCAGACATCTACAAAGCCTTCCTGGAAATCCTGCACACCTATCAG AAGGAGCAGCGGAATGCTAAAGAGGCAGGAGGTAACTACATCCCAGCACTGACTGAGCAGGAGGTGTATACCCAGGTGGCGAGACTTTTCAAGAACCAGGAGGACCTGCTTTCAGAGTTTGGACAGTTCCTGCCCGATGCAAACAGCTCAGTG CTGCTGGGCAAAACCACACCAGACAGGGCAGACTCGGTCCGCAATGATCATGGCGGGACAGTCAAGAGACCCTTACTGAACAACAAGCAGAGGCTGAGCCAGAACGGCCTGCCCCTCAAGAGACCTGCAGGAGTGGGTGCCACACCGCTCGTCAAG AAGAAACCCAAAATAATGGGGAAGGAGCATGGCACGGCCGAAGCCAGCAAACACAGCACCAGCACAGAAACCATGTTTTTTGAGAAG GTGAGGAAGGCTCTGCGGAGCTCCGAGGCTTACGACAGCTTCCTGCGGTGTCTGCACATCTTCAACCAGGAAGTCATTTCACGCACCGAGCTTGTCAAGTTGGTCATCCCCTTTCTCGG AAAATTTCCAGAGCTTTTCACGTGGTTTAAAAACTTCCTGGGCTACCGAGAGTCCAGTCATGGGGAGTCGAGCCATGCAGAGAGCTTACCCAAGGAGCGGGCGACAGAAGGCATCGCCATGGAGATCGATTACTCTTCCTGCAAGAGGCTGGGGGCCAGCTACAGAGCACTGCCGAAGAGCTACCAGCAGCCCAAGTGCTCAGGAAGAACAGCACTGTGCAGAGAG GTTTTGAATGACACATGGGTGTCGTTTCCATCATGGTCTGAGGATTCCACTTTCGTGAGCTCCAAGAAGACTCAATATGAGGAGCACATATACAGAGTTGAGGATGAGCGCTTTGAG ATGGATGTTGTGCTGGAAACCAACCTCTCCACAATACGAGTCCTGGAGAGTGTTCAGAGGCGACTTTCTCGCATGTCGGCCGAGGAGCAGCTGCGCTTCAAGCTGGACAACACGCTGGGCGGCACCTCTGAGGTCATTCACCGTAAAGCCATCCAGAGGATATACGGAGACAAAGCCCACGACATCGTCGATGGCCTCAAGAGAaaccctgctgtctgtgtcccAGTCGTGCTGAAAAG GTTAAAAATGAAGGACGAGGAGTGGAGAGATGCCCAGAGAGAGTTCAACAAAATCTGGGatgaacagaatgaaaagtaTTACCTGAAGTCACTGGACGTCCAAGGCATCAACTTCAAGCAGAACGACACCAAAGCGCTGCGCTCAAAGACACTGCTTAACGAAATCGAGATATTATATGACGAC CAGCAAGAGCGAGCATCCGAGGACACTGCTGCGCCGCCGCCAAGCGGCCCACACATGACCCTGGCCTACGAGGACAGCCAGATCCTGGAGGACGCTGCTGCCCTCATCATCCACCATGTCAAAAGGCAGGTGGGCATCCAGAAAGAAGACAAGTGCAAGATCAAACAGATAATCCACCACTTCATCCCTGACCTGCTGTTTGCACGGCGAGGTGAGCTCTCTgacgtggaggaggaggaggaagaggaggaggaggaggaagaagacgtGGAATTGGATCAGGATGGCCCCAAAAAGCACAATGGTCTTCCAGGCCGCAGCCCGTCAAAGTCCAAGCTCCTCTTTAGCAACACTGCAGCTCAGAAGCTGCGGGGCACAGACGATGCCTATAACATGTTCTTCGTGAACAACTACTGGTATGTCTTCCTTCGTCTTCACCACTTCCTCTGCTCCCGTTTGCTGCAAATTTATAAGCAAGCCGAGAAACAGATAGATGAAGATGCCCGTGAGCAAGAGTGGGAGAAGGAAGTGTTGGGAGTGAGAAAGGAGAAAAGTGAAAATCCAGCAATCCAACTGAAGATGAAGGAGCCAA TGGATGTCGACGTGGAGGACTACTACTCTGTGTTTTTGGAAATGGTACGCAATCTTTTGGATGGGAACATGGAGTCTGCTCAGTACGAAGACTCCCTGAGGGAGATGTTTACTATCCATGCCTACGTAGCCTTCACAATGGACAAACTCATCCAGAGCATCGTCCGGCAG ctcCAGCACCTTGTCACTGATgatgtatgtgtgcgtgtaaCCGATATGTACCTGAGTGAAAGTGCCAATAAAGCCACAGGGGGCACGCTGTCCACACAGAGCTCCAGGGCCCCAGCTGAGGGGGTTTACCAGCGCAAAGCAGAGCAGCTCATGTCCGACGACAACTGCTTCAAG CTGATGTTCGCAAAGAACCGAGGATCTGTCAGTCTGGCAGTAGAGCTGCTGGACAACACAGAAGAGGAGAACTCTGACGAGCCAGCGGACGCAGAA ATGTGGTCAGACTACGTGGACAGATACCTAAACTCAGATTCTACGTCCCCAGAGCTGCGTGAGCATCTGGCCCAGAAGCCTGTGTTCCTCCCCAG GAATTTGAGACGGATTAGAAAGTGCCAGAGAGGatgggagcagctgcagcaggaccgAATGACGAAGGGCTCCTCAGACAAGTCGCAGGACGGCAGCAGTGAGCTGAAGATGGAGTGTATGTTCAAGCTGAACTCCTACAAGATGGTGTACGTCTGCAAGTCCGAGGACTACATGTACAGGCACACAGCACTGACACGGGCTCATCAA TCCCACCAGCGAGTGAACACACGCCTGCACCGACGCTTCCACTCCTGGCTGGACACCTGGGCCAAGGAGCACGTGACCAGCGACATGGCTGCCGACAGCCGCAAGTGGCTGATGGGAGACGGACTTGAAGGTCTAGTGCCCTGCACCACCACTTGCAACCCAGAGGTCCTCCATTATCTCACCGTTAACAAGTACCGGGTGAAGTACAAAACACTGTAA
- the LOC114433014 gene encoding paired amphipathic helix protein Sin3a-like isoform X2, with amino-acid sequence MKRRAEDQEPIFAPQQQKQSRRPAVQGITETLQHRALAPAPTVIEAPADNMQPSSGIQYSLPQGYQVATMPQSTSGHAHTAAQHVAPHAHSLALQSQGPTVVQGHVHPPAHVTQGQQQFQRLKVEDALSYLDQVKLQFGNQPQVYNDFLDIMKEFKSQSIDTPGVINRVSQLFKGHPDLIMGFNTFLPPGYKIEVQTNDLVNVTTPGQIHYITPHGVSVQTIPVSGASSQPASHPQQHQSLPQAGSHTTTTTTTTTTRPMPSQPAPNKTTKPVQSPAHTPTSQPNPSIPSYASPRSPSVQSHTPVSSTPSSGPPLQNNQPVEFNHAINYVNKIKSRFQGQPDIYKAFLEILHTYQKEQRNAKEAGGNYIPALTEQEVYTQVARLFKNQEDLLSEFGQFLPDANSSVLLGKTTPDRADSVRNDHGGTVKRPLLNNKQRLSQNGLPLKRPAGVGATPLVKKKPKIMGKEHGTAEASKHSTSTETMFFEKVRKALRSSEAYDSFLRCLHIFNQEVISRTELVKLVIPFLGKFPELFTWFKNFLGYRESSHGESSHAESLPKERATEGIAMEIDYSSCKRLGASYRALPKSYQQPKCSGRTALCREVLNDTWVSFPSWSEDSTFVSSKKTQYEEHIYRVEDERFEMDVVLETNLSTIRVLESVQRRLSRMSAEEQLRFKLDNTLGGTSEVIHRKAIQRIYGDKAHDIVDGLKRNPAVCVPVVLKRLKMKDEEWRDAQREFNKIWDEQNEKYYLKSLDVQGINFKQNDTKALRSKTLLNEIEILYDDQERASEDTAAPPPSGPHMTLAYEDSQILEDAAALIIHHVKRQVGIQKEDKCKIKQIIHHFIPDLLFARRGELSDVEEEEEEEEEEEEDVELDQDGPKKHNGLPGRSPSKSKLLFSNTAAQKLRGTDDAYNMFFVNNYWYVFLRLHHFLCSRLLQIYKQAEKQIDEDAREQEWEKEVLGVRKEKSENPAIQLKMKEPMDVDVEDYYSVFLEMVRNLLDGNMESAQYEDSLREMFTIHAYVAFTMDKLIQSIVRQLQHLVTDDVCVRVTDMYLSESANKATGGTLSTQSSRAPAEGVYQRKAEQLMSDDNCFKLMFAKNRGSVSLAVELLDNTEEENSDEPADAEMWSDYVDRYLNSDSTSPELREHLAQKPVFLPRNLRRIRKCQRGWEQLQQDRMTKGSSDKSQDGSSELKMECMFKLNSYKMVYVCKSEDYMYRHTALTRAHQSHQRVNTRLHRRFHSWLDTWAKEHVTSDMAADSRKWLMGDGLEGLVPCTTTCNPEVLHYLTVNKYRVKYKTL; translated from the exons ATGAAGAGGCGTGCCGAGGACCAGGAACCAATATTTGCGCCCCAGCAGCAAAAGCAGTCACGTCGTCCAGCAGTTCAAGGTATTACAGAGACCTTGCAGCACCGGGCCCTTGCCCCGGCCCCTACTGTAATAGAGGCACCCGCAGACAACATGCAGCCATCAAGTGGCATACAGTATTCCCTCCCTCAAGGCTACCAG GTGGCCACAATGCCTCAGAGCACAAGTGGACATGCACACACCGCTGCTCAGCATGTTGCCCCCCATGCTCACAGTTTAGCCCTTCAGTCACAGGGCCCTACGGTGGTCCAGGGTCACGTGCATCCACCCGCACATGTGACCCAAGGGCAGCAGCAGTTTCAGCGACTGAAG gttGAAGATGCTTTGTCTTATCTAGATCAAGTCAAGCTGCAGTTTGGGAATCAGCCACAAGTTTATAACGATTTCCTTGATATAATGAAAGAGTTCAAGTCACAGAG CATTGACACTCCAGGTGTCATCAACCGCGTGTCCCAGCTTTTCAAGGGCCACCCAGACCTCATTATGGGTTTTAACACTTTCCTGCCACCCGGATATAAGATTGAAGTTCAAACCAATGATCTAGTCAATGTGACCACGCCAGGTCAGATCCATTACATCACCCCGCATGGTGTTTCTGTTCAGACCATCCCTGTTAGTGGAGCCTCCAGCCAGCCTGCGAGCCACCCCCAGCAGCATCAGAGCCTGCCGCAGGCTGGCTCacatactactactactactactactactaccacCCGACCCATGCCTAGCCAGCCTGCTCCAAACAAAACCaccaag CCCGTTCAGTCTCCGGCCCATACACCCACCAGCCAGCCAAATCCATCCATCCCATCTTATGCCTCACCTCGCTCGCCTTCAGTCCAGTCCCACACTCCTGTCAGCAGCACGCCATCCAGTGGACCCCCTCTCCAGAACAACCAGCCTGTGGAGTTCAACCATGCTATAAATTACGTCAACAAGATCAAGAGCCGTTTCCAAGGTCAGCCAGACATCTACAAAGCCTTCCTGGAAATCCTGCACACCTATCAG AAGGAGCAGCGGAATGCTAAAGAGGCAGGAGGTAACTACATCCCAGCACTGACTGAGCAGGAGGTGTATACCCAGGTGGCGAGACTTTTCAAGAACCAGGAGGACCTGCTTTCAGAGTTTGGACAGTTCCTGCCCGATGCAAACAGCTCAGTG CTGCTGGGCAAAACCACACCAGACAGGGCAGACTCGGTCCGCAATGATCATGGCGGGACAGTCAAGAGACCCTTACTGAACAACAAGCAGAGGCTGAGCCAGAACGGCCTGCCCCTCAAGAGACCTGCAGGAGTGGGTGCCACACCGCTCGTCAAG AAGAAACCCAAAATAATGGGGAAGGAGCATGGCACGGCCGAAGCCAGCAAACACAGCACCAGCACAGAAACCATGTTTTTTGAGAAG GTGAGGAAGGCTCTGCGGAGCTCCGAGGCTTACGACAGCTTCCTGCGGTGTCTGCACATCTTCAACCAGGAAGTCATTTCACGCACCGAGCTTGTCAAGTTGGTCATCCCCTTTCTCGG AAAATTTCCAGAGCTTTTCACGTGGTTTAAAAACTTCCTGGGCTACCGAGAGTCCAGTCATGGGGAGTCGAGCCATGCAGAGAGCTTACCCAAGGAGCGGGCGACAGAAGGCATCGCCATGGAGATCGATTACTCTTCCTGCAAGAGGCTGGGGGCCAGCTACAGAGCACTGCCGAAGAGCTACCAGCAGCCCAAGTGCTCAGGAAGAACAGCACTGTGCAGAGAG GTTTTGAATGACACATGGGTGTCGTTTCCATCATGGTCTGAGGATTCCACTTTCGTGAGCTCCAAGAAGACTCAATATGAGGAGCACATATACAGAGTTGAGGATGAGCGCTTTGAG ATGGATGTTGTGCTGGAAACCAACCTCTCCACAATACGAGTCCTGGAGAGTGTTCAGAGGCGACTTTCTCGCATGTCGGCCGAGGAGCAGCTGCGCTTCAAGCTGGACAACACGCTGGGCGGCACCTCTGAGGTCATTCACCGTAAAGCCATCCAGAGGATATACGGAGACAAAGCCCACGACATCGTCGATGGCCTCAAGAGAaaccctgctgtctgtgtcccAGTCGTGCTGAAAAG GTTAAAAATGAAGGACGAGGAGTGGAGAGATGCCCAGAGAGAGTTCAACAAAATCTGGGatgaacagaatgaaaagtaTTACCTGAAGTCACTGGACGTCCAAGGCATCAACTTCAAGCAGAACGACACCAAAGCGCTGCGCTCAAAGACACTGCTTAACGAAATCGAGATATTATATGACGAC CAAGAGCGAGCATCCGAGGACACTGCTGCGCCGCCGCCAAGCGGCCCACACATGACCCTGGCCTACGAGGACAGCCAGATCCTGGAGGACGCTGCTGCCCTCATCATCCACCATGTCAAAAGGCAGGTGGGCATCCAGAAAGAAGACAAGTGCAAGATCAAACAGATAATCCACCACTTCATCCCTGACCTGCTGTTTGCACGGCGAGGTGAGCTCTCTgacgtggaggaggaggaggaagaggaggaggaggaggaagaagacgtGGAATTGGATCAGGATGGCCCCAAAAAGCACAATGGTCTTCCAGGCCGCAGCCCGTCAAAGTCCAAGCTCCTCTTTAGCAACACTGCAGCTCAGAAGCTGCGGGGCACAGACGATGCCTATAACATGTTCTTCGTGAACAACTACTGGTATGTCTTCCTTCGTCTTCACCACTTCCTCTGCTCCCGTTTGCTGCAAATTTATAAGCAAGCCGAGAAACAGATAGATGAAGATGCCCGTGAGCAAGAGTGGGAGAAGGAAGTGTTGGGAGTGAGAAAGGAGAAAAGTGAAAATCCAGCAATCCAACTGAAGATGAAGGAGCCAA TGGATGTCGACGTGGAGGACTACTACTCTGTGTTTTTGGAAATGGTACGCAATCTTTTGGATGGGAACATGGAGTCTGCTCAGTACGAAGACTCCCTGAGGGAGATGTTTACTATCCATGCCTACGTAGCCTTCACAATGGACAAACTCATCCAGAGCATCGTCCGGCAG ctcCAGCACCTTGTCACTGATgatgtatgtgtgcgtgtaaCCGATATGTACCTGAGTGAAAGTGCCAATAAAGCCACAGGGGGCACGCTGTCCACACAGAGCTCCAGGGCCCCAGCTGAGGGGGTTTACCAGCGCAAAGCAGAGCAGCTCATGTCCGACGACAACTGCTTCAAG CTGATGTTCGCAAAGAACCGAGGATCTGTCAGTCTGGCAGTAGAGCTGCTGGACAACACAGAAGAGGAGAACTCTGACGAGCCAGCGGACGCAGAA ATGTGGTCAGACTACGTGGACAGATACCTAAACTCAGATTCTACGTCCCCAGAGCTGCGTGAGCATCTGGCCCAGAAGCCTGTGTTCCTCCCCAG GAATTTGAGACGGATTAGAAAGTGCCAGAGAGGatgggagcagctgcagcaggaccgAATGACGAAGGGCTCCTCAGACAAGTCGCAGGACGGCAGCAGTGAGCTGAAGATGGAGTGTATGTTCAAGCTGAACTCCTACAAGATGGTGTACGTCTGCAAGTCCGAGGACTACATGTACAGGCACACAGCACTGACACGGGCTCATCAA TCCCACCAGCGAGTGAACACACGCCTGCACCGACGCTTCCACTCCTGGCTGGACACCTGGGCCAAGGAGCACGTGACCAGCGACATGGCTGCCGACAGCCGCAAGTGGCTGATGGGAGACGGACTTGAAGGTCTAGTGCCCTGCACCACCACTTGCAACCCAGAGGTCCTCCATTATCTCACCGTTAACAAGTACCGGGTGAAGTACAAAACACTGTAA